Below is a window of Demequina muriae DNA.
GAGATTGCGCTCGGCGCAGAGATCTCGCTGCGCGTCGACGCTGACACCGTGCCGCCGGCCGGCCACGAGCTGCCGTCCGACCGAGTCGCGGGTGTGCCGTTCACGCTCACCACGACCCTCGGTCGCGCGCTGTTCAACGAGCTGCTCCCGATCTCCTTCCCGTACGTCAACCGCAACGTTGACAAGAAGGTCCTCGGCGGCATCGTCAACGAGCTCGCCGAGCGCTACGAGAAGGTGGAGGTCGCGGCGTCGCTGGACGCGCTCAAGTCGGCCGGATTCCACTGGGCCACGCGCTCTGGCGTGACCATCGGCATCGGCGACGTGGCGACTCCGAAGAACAAGCAGGAGATCCTGGACCGCTACGAGGCTCAGGCCGTGAAGGTGCAGGTCCAGTACGAGACCGGTCTCATCACGGACGACGAGCGTCGTCAGGAGCTCATCGAGATCTGGACCCAGGCGACCAACGAGGTCGACCGTGCCATGCGCGAGTCGTTCCCGCAGTACAACACCGTGCACACCATGGTGGACTCGGGTGCTCGAGGCAACTGGATGCAGGTCCGTCAGATCGCCGGTATGCGCGGACTGGTGGCGAACCCCAAGGGTGAGATCATCCCGCGTCCGATCAAGTCGAACTACCGCGAGGGACTGTCCGTCCTCGAGTACTTCATCGCCACCCACGGTGCCCGTAAGGGCCTCGCGGATACGGCGCTGCGGACCGCGGACTCGGGCTACCTGACCCGTCGCCTCGTCGACGTGTCGCAGGACGTCATCGTTCGCGAGGGCGACTGCGGGACCGAGCGGGGTCTGTCCATGCCGATCGTCGAGCGCACCGCTGGCGGCGAGGTCGTCAAGCACGAGCGCGTGGAGACCTCAGTCTTCGCCCGCACGCTCGCGACCGACGTGGCCGACGCCAAGGGCAACGTCATCGGGACGGCAGGCGCCGACATCGGCGACGTGCTGATCGATGCGCTGATCGCGGAGGGCATCGAGGAGGTCAAGGTCCGTTCGGTGCTGACGTGCGAGTCCGCAGTGGGCACGTGCGCGAAGTGCTACGGCCGTTCGCTCGCCACCCGTGAGCTCGTGGACATCGGCGAGGCGGTGGGCATCGTCGCCGCCCAGTCGATCGGCGAGCCCGGCACCCAGCTGACCATGCGCACGTTCCACACCGGTGGTGTGGCGTCTGCGGATGACATCACGCAGGGTCTGCCGCGTGTGCAGGAGCTCTTCGAGGCGCGCACCCCCAAGGGTGAGGCCCCGATCTCCGAAGTGCCCGGACGTCTGAAGGTCGACGACTCGGAGGCCACGCGCCGCCTGGTGGTCACCCCGGACAACGGCGACGAGCCGTTCGAGTACCCGGTCTCCAAGCGCTCGCGCCTGCTGGTGCAGGACGGCGAGCACGTCGAGGTCGGTCAGCAGCTCGTCGCTGGAGCCGTGGACCCGAAGAACGTGCTGCGCATTCTCGGCCCCCGCGCCACCCAGAAGCACCTGGTGGACGAGGTCCAGAACGTGTACCGCTCGCAGGGCGTGGAGATCCACGACAAGCACATCGAGGTCATCGTGCGGCAGATGCTCCGCCGCGTGACGGTCCTCGAGGCGGGCGAGGCTCCGCTGCTGCCTGGCGAGCTCGTCGAGCGTGCACGTTTCGAGAAGGCCAACCGTGAGACCGTCACGAGCGGAGGCAAGCCGGCATCGGCTCGTCCCGAGCTCATGGGCATCACCAAGGCTTCGCTCGCGACCGAGTCGTGGCTGTCCGCAGCCTCCTTCCAGGAGACCACCCGCGTGCTCACCGAGGCGGCGATGTCCGGCAAGTCCGACCCCCTGGTCGGGCTCAAGGAGAACGTCATCCTCGGAAAGCTCATCCCCGCGGGCACCGGACTGCAGAACTACGCCACCGCCACTGTCGAGCCCACCGAGGAGGCGAAGGCCAATCTGTTCCCGACCTTCGGCTACGAAGAGTGGGACGGCCAGTACTTCAGCGAGGGAACCGGCGAGGCAGTACGCCTCGAGGAGTTCGACTTTCCTCGCGAGTAGCACCCGTCGGCCGCGGGGCGCGCCTGCCCCGCTTTGACGACGTCGCGGGTCACGGGTATCGTAGATACTCGTGCCCGCGACGTCGGGCCCCCACGCGCGCCCTGTCGGGCGTTTTTCACCATAGGTGCGACACGCCCGGGCGCGGGGGTCGGACCCCCGCAGGTTTCAGCAACACACGATCAAACGGAGATGTAGTGCCTACGATTCAGCAGCTGGTCAGGAAAGGCCGGCACCCCAAGGCCAGCAAGACCAAGACGCCGGCGCTCAAGTCGAGCCCTCAGCGGCGCGGCGTGTGCACCCGTGTCTATACCACGACGCCCAAGAAGCCGAACTCGGCTCTTCGCAAGGTCGCCCGCGTGCGCCTGTCCACGGGTATCGAGGTCACGGCCTACATCCCCGGTGAGGGCCACAACCTGCAGGAGCACTCGATCGTGCTCGTGCGCGGCGGCCGTGTGAAGGACCTTCCCGGTGTTCGCTACAAGATCGTTCGCGGCTCGCTCGACACGCAGGGCGTGAAGGGCCGCCAGCAGGCTCGCAGCCGTTACGGCGCGAAGAGGGAGAAGAAGTAATGCCTCGCAAGGGACCGGCGCCCAAGCGGCCCGTCATCAACGACCCGGTGCACGGCGCGATCGTCGTCACCCAGCTCATCAACAAGGTGCTGCTCGACGGCAAGAAGTCGACCGCAGAGGCCATCGTGTATGGCGCCCTCGCGGGCGTCGGCGAGAAGTCGGGACAGGACCCGGTGGTCGTGCTCAAGCGCGCACTGGAGAACATCCGCCCGGCGCTCGAGGTCCGCAGCCGTCGCGTCGGTGGTGCCACCTATCAGGTGCCCGTCGACGTGCGTCCTGTGCGTTCGACCACGCTCGCCCTCCGCTGGCTGGTGGACTTCTCGCGTGCACGTCGCGAGAAGACCATGACGGAGCGCCTCATGAACGAGATCCTCGACGCATCGAACGGCCTTGGCGCCGCGGTGAAGCGTCGCGAGGACATGCACAAGATGGCCGAGTCGAACAAGGCGTTCGCGCACTACCGCTGGTAGTCGCCGCCTCGTTCGACGGGATCCCAAGACTCTAGGAGAACCACGTGGCACAGGACGTGCTCACGGACCTGACGAAGGTCCGCAACATCGGCATCATGGCTCACATCGATGCCGGCAAGACCACTACGACCGAGCGCATCCTGTTCTACACGGGTGTCAACTACAAGATCGGCGAGACCCACGACGGCGCCTCGACGACTGACTGGATGGAGCAGGAGCAGGAGCGCGGCATCACCATCACGTCCGCCGCGGTCACGTGCTTCTGGGCCGACAACCAGATCAACATCATCGACACCCCTGGCCACGTGGACTTCACCGTCGAGGTCGAGCGCTCGCTGCGCGTCCTCGACGGCGCGGTCGCGGTCTTCGACGGCAAGGAAGGCGTGGAGCCCCAGTCCGAGACTGTGTGGCGCCAGGCCGACAAGTACGACGTTCCCCGCATCTGCTTCGTCAACAAGATGGACAAGCTGGGCGCGGACTTCTACTTCACCGTCGAGACCATCATCAAGCGCCTCGGTGCCAAGCCGCTGGTCATCCAGCTGCCCATCGGCGCCGAGAACGACTTCGTCGGCATCGTCGACCTGGTCGAGATGAACGCCAAGGTGTGGCCCGGCGACTCGAAGGGTGACGTCACCATGGGCGCCACCTACGAGACCACCGAGATCCCGGCGGACCTCAAGGACAAGGCCGACGAGTACCGTGCGGCCCTCCTTGAGAGCGTCGCCGAGTCGGACGAGGTGCTCTTCGAGAAGTACCTCGGCGGCGAGGAGATCACGGTCGCGGAGATCAAGGCGGCGATCCGCAAGATGACGGTCGCCTCCGAGATCTACCCGGTGCTGTGCGGCTCCGCGTTCAAGAACCGTGGCGTGCAGCCGATGCTCGACGCCGTCATCGACTACCTGCCGGGGCCGCTCGACGTTCCCGCCATCCAGGGCCACGACGTCAAGGACCCGGAGAAGATCATCGAGCGCCACGCCGACGCGACGGAGCCGTTCGCGGCTCTTGCGTTCAAGGTGGTCTCCCACCCGTTCTTCGGTCGCCTCACGTACGTCCGCGTCTACTCGGGTCACCTCGAGAACGGCGCTCAGATCATCAACTCGACCAAGGGCAAGAAGGAGCGCATCGGGAAGCTGTTCCAGATGCACGCCAACAAGGAGAACCCTGTCGAGACGATCCACGCCGGCCACATCTACGCGGTGATCGGCCTCAAGGACACGACGACGGGCGACACCCTGTGCAACCCGGAGCACCAGGTCGTGCTCGAGTCGATGACCTTCCCCGAGCCCGTGATCGACGTGGCGATCGAGCCCAAGACCAAGGGTGACCAGGAGAAGCTGTCGCTCGCGATCCAGAAGCTCGCGGAGGAGGACCCCACCTTCCGCGTCCGCCTGGACGACGAGACCGGCCAGACCGTCATCGGCGGCATGGGCGAGCTTCACCTCGACATCCTCGTGGATCGCATGAGGCGCGAGTTCAAGGTCGACGCCAACGTCGGCAAGCCGCAGGTGGCGTACCGCGAGACGATTCGCAAGACGGTCGCGAAGTACGACTACACCCACAAGAAGCAGACCGGTGGTTCCGGCCAGTTCGCGAAGGTGCAGATCTCGCTCGAGCCCCTCGAGGCCGACTCCGAGGTCCAGTACGAGTTCAAGAACGCCGTGACCGGTGGACGCATCCCGCGGGAGTACATCCCGTCGGTCGACGCCGGCATGCAGGCCGCCATGGAGCTCGGCATCCAGGCCGGCTACCCGGTCGTGGGCGTGCGCGCCACGCTGCTCGATGGCCAGTACCACGACGTCGACTCCTCGGAGATGGCGTTCAAGATTGCCGGTTCGATGGCCTTCAAGGAGGCCTCGAGGCTGGCGAAGCCCGTTCTGCTCGAGCCGATGATGGCCGTTGAGGTCCGCACGCCCGAGGAGTACATGGGCGAGGTCATCGGCGACATCAACTCGCGCCGCGGTCAGATCCGTCAGATGTCCGACGCCGCTGGCGTCAAGGTCATCGACGCGCTCGTGCCGCTGTCCGAGATGTTCGGCTACGTCGGCGACCTGCGGTCCAAGACGTCGGGCCGAGCGGTGTATTCGATGTCGTTCGACAGCTACGCGGAGGTCCCCAAGGCAGTCGCCGAGGAGATCATCGCGAAGACCCGGGGCGAGTAGTCCCACCGGTTGTAAAACATCAGCAACAATAGCGACCAGTAGGGATGACGCCCCGAATGGCCTTCACCGGGCCTCACGGACTAGCATCTTTACCCTAAGTCTCAAAAAATCAGGAGGAACCCCTCATGGCTAAGGCCAAGTTCGAGCGGACCAAGCCGCACGTCAACATCGGAACCATCGGTCACGTCGACCACGGCAAGACGACGCTGACTGCCGCGATCTCGAAGGTGCTGCACGACCAGTACCCCGACCTCAACCCCTTCACGCCTTTCGAGGACATCGACAAGGCGCCCGAAGAGCGCGAGCGCGGCATCACGATCAACATTGCTCACATCGAGTACCAGACCGAGAAGCGCCACTACGCGCACGTTGACGCCCCTGGTCACGCCGACTACATCAAGAACATGATCACCGGTGCCGCCCAGATGGACGGCGCGATCCTGGTGGTCGCGGCGACCGACGGCCCGATGGCCCAGACGCGCGAGCACGTGCTGCTCGCGAAGCAGGTCGGCGTGCCGTACCTGCTCGTCGCGCTCAACAAGTCGGACATGGTCGACGACGAGGAGATCCTGGACCTCGTCGAGATGGAGGTCCGCGAACTGCTGTCCTCGCAGGGCTTCGACGGCGACAACGCTCCCGTGGTCAAGGTCTCGGCGCTCAAGGCGCTCGAGGGCGACGAGAAGTGGGCCAAGTCCGTTGCGGACCTCATGGAGGCCGTGGACGAGAACGTCCCCGAGCCCGTCCGCGACATGGACAAGCCGTTCCTGATGCCCATCGAGGACGTCTTCACGATCACCGGTCGTGGCACCGTCGTCACCGGCAAGGTGGAGCGCGGCAAGCTCGCGATCAACTCGGACGTCGAGATCCTCGGCATCCGCGACCCGCAGAAGACCACGGTCACCGGTATCGAGATGTTCCACAAGCAGATGGACGAGGCGTGGGCCGGCGAGAACTGTGGTCTGCTGCTTCGTGGCACCAAGCGCGAGGACGTCGAGCGCGGCCAGGTCGTGGTTGCCCCCGGCACCACCACCCCGCACACCAACTTCGAGGGCAAGGTCTACATCCTCAACAAGGATGAGGGTGGACGCCACAACCCCTTCTACACGAACTACCGCCCGCAGTTCTACATCCGCACCACGGATGTGACCGGCGTGATCACGCTGCCCGAGGGCACCGACATGGTCATGCCTGGCGACACCACTGAGATGTCGGTCGAGCTGATTCAGCCGATCGCCCTCGAAGAGGGTCAGGGCTTCGCGATTCGTGAGGGTGGCCGGACCGTCGGTTCAGGCACCGTCACCAAGATCACCAAGTAGTTCCTTTTCACGGCCCGATGCGGGGTCTGGCTCAATCGCCAGGCCCCGCATCGGCGTGACAGGGCCGATGCACGGGCGGGCTTCCCACCCGGGTCTCGGAAGGGCCGATGCGGCCCGGTTGGCGCTGAGCGCCGAAATCTGGCACAATATTCAGGTTGCCCATTGCGGGCGACCGCACACTCACCCACGACGACTCGAGAGATCGAGAAGCGCGCCAGTGCGTCGCAGATATGCGACACGCCCGAGCGCGGGGGTCGGGGGTGGGAGACCACAGACGTACGAGAGAAAAGGCAGAACCACGCGATGGCGGGACAGAAGATCCGCATTCGGCTGAAGAGCTATGACCACGAGGTCATCGACTCCTCGGCCCGAAAGATCGTCGAGACGGTCACGCGCGCCGGCGCGTCGGTGGTCGGCCCCGTGCCGCTTCCGACGGAGAAGAACGTGTTCTGCGTGATTCGTTCGCCGCACAAGTACAAGGACTCCCGCGAGCACTTCGAGATGCGCACCCACAAGCGCCTCATCGACATCGTGGACCCGACGCCGAAGGCCGTCGACTCGCTCATGCGACTCGACCTGCCTGCGGACGTCAACATCGAGATCAAGCTCTAAGCAACGTTAAGGACATAAGCACCATGACCACGACTTCCAATGCCCAGCGCACTACGCGTGCGCTGCTTGGTACGAAGCTGGGCATGACGCAGGTGTGGGATGACGAGGGCCGTGTTGTGCCCGTGACCGTCGTCCAGGTCGACACCAACGTCGTGACCCAGGTGCGCAACGTCGAGCGGGATGGCTACGAAGCCGTCCAGCTGGCGTTCGGCACCGTTGACCCCCGCCGCGTCACCGCACCCCTCAAGGGCCACTTCGAGGCTGCCGGCGTCACGCCGCGTCGCCACGTGGCCGAGGTGCGCACCGCGGACGCCGCCGACTTCTCGCTGGGCCAGGAGCTCACTGCTGAGGTGTTCGAAGCGGGCCAGAAGGTCGACGTGACCGGCACCACCAAGGGCAAGGGCACCGCCGGTGTGATGAAGCGTCACGGCTTCCACGGCGTCGGCGCATCCCACGGTGCTCACCGCAACCACCGCAAGGCCGGATCGATCGGTGGCGCATCGACGCCGTCGCGCGTCTTCCGCGGCATCAAGATGGCCGGCCGCATGGGTAACGACCGCAAGACGGTCCAGAACCTGACTGTCCACTCCATCGACGCCGACAAGGGCCTGCTGCTCCTCAAGGGCGCGGTTCCCGGCACCAAGGGCGGCGTCGTGCTGATCCGCTCCGCAGCGAAGGGTGCGTGACCCCATGGCTGAGACCCAGACCGTCGACGTCACCGACGCCGCAGGCAAGAAGACCGGCACTGCCGATCTGCCCGCCGAGGTGTTCAACGTCGTCACCAACATCCCGCTGATCCACCAGGTCGTCGTGGCGCAGCGCGCCGCCGCTCGTCAGGGCACGCACTCGACCAAGACCCGAGGCGAAGTCTCGGGTGGTGGTCGCAAGCCTTACAAGCAGAAGGGCACCGGCCGCGCCCGTCAGGGCTCGATCCGCGCTCCCCAGTTCGCTGGTGGTGGCATCGTGCACGGCCCGCAGCCGCGTGACTACTCGCAGCGCACCCCCAAGAAGATGAAGGCTGCTGCTCTGCGCGGCGCCCTGTCCGACCGGGCTCGCGCTGGCCGCGTGCACGTGCTGGACGGCTTCGTGTCCGGGGACGCCCCGTCCACCAAGACCGCTCTCGCGGCGATCTCCCTCGCGACCTCGGGTCGCAGCGCGCTCGTCGTGCTGGAGCGCGCCGACGAGGTGTCGTGGAAGTCGCTGCGGAACGCGGCAGGCATTCACGTGCTCGCCGTCGACCAGCTCAACACCTACGACGTGCTCGTGAGCGACGACCTCGTCTTCACGTCGGGCTCCCTCGAGGCCTTCCTCGCGGGCCCGGCCCAGGGCAAGTCGGCGACTGCTGTCGCCACCGAGTCCGAGGCGTAAGGAGAACTCACGTGACCACTCTCAACAAGAACCCCCGTGACATCCTCATCCGACCCATCGTGTCGGAGAAGAGCTACTCGCTCATGGATCACGGCAAGTACACGTTCGAGGTCGACCCTCGCGCCAACAAGACCGAGATCAAGATCGCGGTCGAGCAGATCTTCGGCGTGAAGGTCGTGTCCGTGAACACCATCAACCGCAAGGGCAAGACGCGTCGCACCCGCTTCGGCATGGGCAAGCGCAAGGACGTCAAGCGCGCGATTGTCACCGTGGGCGAGGGCGACGCACTCGACGTCTTCTCCGGCCACGTGGGCTAGGCAAGGAACAGGAAACGACATGGCTATTCGTAAGTACAAGCCGACAACGCCGGGCCGTCGTGGCTCGTCCGTTGCCGACTTCGCCGAGGTCACCCGTTCGCAGCCGGAGAAGTCGCTGACGCGTCCGCTGCACAAGAAGGGTGGCCGGAACAACACCGGTCGCATCACCACCCGTCACCAGGGTGGTGGCCACAAGCGCGCCTACCGCGTGATCGACTTCCGTCGTCACGACAAGGACGGCGTTCCCGCGACGGTCGCTCACATCGAGTACGACCCCAACCGCACGGCACGCATCGCGCTGCTGCACTACGCGGATGGCGAGAAGCGCTACATCATCGCGCCGGACCGCCTCTCGCAGGGTGCGGCCGTCGAGGCCGGTGCCGACGCGGACATCAAGCCCGGCAACAACCTGCCTCTGCGCAACATCCCGGTCGGTACGGTCGTTCACGCGATCGAGCTGAAGCCGGGCGGCGGCGCCAAGATCGCTCGCTCTGCGGGCGCGTCGGTGCAGCTGGTTGCCAAGGAGGGCCGCTTCGCGCAGCTGCGCATGCCCTCCGGCGAGATCCGCAACGTCGACGCGCGCTGCCGCGCGACCGTCGGCGAGGTGGGCAACGCCGAGCAGTCCAACATCAACTGGGGCAAGGCAGGCCGCAACCGTTGGAAGGGCAAGCGCCCGACCGTCCGCGGTGTCGTCATGAACCCGGTCGACCACCCGCATGGTGGCGGTGAGGGCAAGACCTCGGGTGGACGTCACCCGGTCTCGCCGTGGGGCAAGCCCGAGGGGCGCACGCGCACCCCGGGCAAGGAGTCCGACAAGCTCATCGTCCGCCGCCGTCGTACTGGCAAGAACAAGCGTTAAGGAGCCTGACTTATGCCACGCAGTCTGAAGAAGGGCCCCTTCGTCGACGACCACCTGCAGAAGAAGGTGGACGCCCAGAACGAGGCGGGAACGAAGAACGTCATCAAGACCTGGTCGCGCCGCAGCGTGATCACCCCGGATTTCCTGGGACACACCTTTGCCGTGCACGACGGGCGCAAGCACGTTCCCGTCTTCGTGACTGAGGCGATGGTCGGGCACAAGCTCGGCGAGTTCGCTCCCACGCGCACGTTCAGGGGCCACGTGAAGGACGACCGCAAGGGCCGCCGCTAACGCGGCGCCCGAGCGTAGGTAAGAGGAGTAGAGATGGAAGCCAAGGCGCAGACGCGATACGTTCGCGTGACCGCCCAGAAGGCTCGCCGTGTCGTGGACCTGGTGCGTGGCAAGAACGCCGTTGAGGCGATCTCCACGCTCAAGTTCCAGCCGCAGGCTGTCGCCGAGGACGTGCGCAAGCTCGTCGCCTCGGCCGTGGCCAACGCACGCGTCAAGGCAGAGGCTGCTGGTGAGCGTTTCGACGAGTCTGAGCTCGTGATCACCGCGATCACGGTCGACGAGGGCCCGACGATGAAGCGCATCCGCCCGCGTGCCCAGGGGCGTGCGAACCGCATTCTCAAGCGCACGAGCCACATGTCCGTGACCGTGGCCACCCCTGAGGGTGCCGTGAAGGAAGGGGCCAAGTAATGGGTCAGAAGATCAATCCGCACGGCTACCGCCTGGGAATCACCACCGACCACCGCTCGCGCTGGTTCGCCGACTCGAGCAAGGTCGGCGAGCGCTACCGCGACTACGTGGACGAGGACGTCAAGATCCGCAAGCTCATGTCCAAGGGACTCGAGCGCGCGGGCGTGTCCAAGGTCGAGATCGAGCGCACCCGAGAGCGCGTGCGTGTGGACCTCCACACCGCCCGTCCCGGCATCGTGATCGGCCGTCGCGGCGCGGAGGCAGACAAGCTTCGCGGCAACCTCGAGAAGCTGACGGGCAAGCAGGTCCAGCTCAACATCCTCGAGGTGAAGAACGCCGAGATGGACGCTCAGCTGGTGGCCCAGGGCATCGCCGAGCAGCTCACCTCTCGAGTCGCGTTCCGCCGTGCCATGCGCAAGGGCATCCAGTCGTCGCTGCGTGCCGGCGCCAAGGGCATCCGTGTCCAGTGCTCCGGTCGCCTCGGCGGCGCGGAGATGTCGCGTTCCGAGTTCTACCGCGAGGGCCGTGTGCCGCTGCACACGCTGCGCGCGAACATCGACTATGGCTTCTTCGAGGCCCGCACCACGTTCGGCCAGATCGGCGTGAAGGTGTGGATCTACAAGGGCGACATGACGGAGAAGGAGTGGGCCGCCGAGCAGGCGAAGGCTCCTCGTCCGCAGCGCGGCCGTGGCCGCGATGCGCGCGGTCCCCGTCGTGACGGTCCCCCCCGTCAGTCCGCCGACGCCCCCAAGGCTGACGCGCCTGCCGCTGCTGAGGCCCCCAAGGCCGATGCAGGGAAGGAAGGCTAAGACATGCTGATTCCCCGTCGTGTCAAGCACCGCAAGCAGCACCACCCGGGTCGCTCGGGCGCTGCCAAGGGCGGCACCGAGGTCTCGTTCGGCGACTACGGCATTCAGGCTCTCGAGCCCGCCTACGTCACGAACCGTCAGATCGAGGCCGCTCGTATCGCGATGACCCGTCACATCAAGCGTGGTGGAAAGGTGTGGATCAACATCTACCCCGACCGCCCGCTGACGAAGAAGCCTGCCGAGGTCCGCATGGGCTCCGGTAAGGGTTCGCCCGAGTGGTGGGTCGCCAACGTCAAGCCCGGACGCGTGCTGTTCGAGCTTGCCGGCGTCGACGAGAGCCTCGCCCGCGAGGCGCTGCGTCGTGCCCAGCACAAGCTGCCCATGAAGACCCGCTTCGTAACCCGTGAGGGTGGTGACATCTGATGGCTATCGGTACCAAGTCCCTCATGCCGACCGAACTGGACGCCATGGAGAACGAGAGCCTCGCCGAGGAGCTCAAGAAGGCCAAGGAAGAGCTGTTCAACCTGCGCTTCCAGTCGGCGACGGGCCAGCTCGAGAACCATGGTCGCCTCAAGGCGGTCAAGCGAGACATCGCCCGCATCTACACGATCCTGCGCGAGCGCGAGCTCGGCATCCGGACGGCGCCGTCGGCGTCGGCCGAGTAAGGAATGACGACTATGTCGACCAACAAGAACGCGACGGCCACGGCCGAGCACCGCGCGTATCGCAAGACGCGCCGCGGCTACGTCGTCAGCGACAAGATGGACAAGACGATCACCGTGTCGGTGGAGGACCGCGTCAAGCACC
It encodes the following:
- the rplP gene encoding 50S ribosomal protein L16 — its product is MLIPRRVKHRKQHHPGRSGAAKGGTEVSFGDYGIQALEPAYVTNRQIEAARIAMTRHIKRGGKVWINIYPDRPLTKKPAEVRMGSGKGSPEWWVANVKPGRVLFELAGVDESLAREALRRAQHKLPMKTRFVTREGGDI
- the rplB gene encoding 50S ribosomal protein L2, giving the protein MAIRKYKPTTPGRRGSSVADFAEVTRSQPEKSLTRPLHKKGGRNNTGRITTRHQGGGHKRAYRVIDFRRHDKDGVPATVAHIEYDPNRTARIALLHYADGEKRYIIAPDRLSQGAAVEAGADADIKPGNNLPLRNIPVGTVVHAIELKPGGGAKIARSAGASVQLVAKEGRFAQLRMPSGEIRNVDARCRATVGEVGNAEQSNINWGKAGRNRWKGKRPTVRGVVMNPVDHPHGGGEGKTSGGRHPVSPWGKPEGRTRTPGKESDKLIVRRRRTGKNKR
- the rplV gene encoding 50S ribosomal protein L22, with amino-acid sequence MEAKAQTRYVRVTAQKARRVVDLVRGKNAVEAISTLKFQPQAVAEDVRKLVASAVANARVKAEAAGERFDESELVITAITVDEGPTMKRIRPRAQGRANRILKRTSHMSVTVATPEGAVKEGAK
- the rpsS gene encoding 30S ribosomal protein S19, yielding MPRSLKKGPFVDDHLQKKVDAQNEAGTKNVIKTWSRRSVITPDFLGHTFAVHDGRKHVPVFVTEAMVGHKLGEFAPTRTFRGHVKDDRKGRR
- the rpmC gene encoding 50S ribosomal protein L29, whose translation is MAIGTKSLMPTELDAMENESLAEELKKAKEELFNLRFQSATGQLENHGRLKAVKRDIARIYTILRERELGIRTAPSASAE
- the rpsC gene encoding 30S ribosomal protein S3; this translates as MGQKINPHGYRLGITTDHRSRWFADSSKVGERYRDYVDEDVKIRKLMSKGLERAGVSKVEIERTRERVRVDLHTARPGIVIGRRGAEADKLRGNLEKLTGKQVQLNILEVKNAEMDAQLVAQGIAEQLTSRVAFRRAMRKGIQSSLRAGAKGIRVQCSGRLGGAEMSRSEFYREGRVPLHTLRANIDYGFFEARTTFGQIGVKVWIYKGDMTEKEWAAEQAKAPRPQRGRGRDARGPRRDGPPRQSADAPKADAPAAAEAPKADAGKEG